A window of the Microvirga terrae genome harbors these coding sequences:
- a CDS encoding helix-turn-helix domain-containing protein yields MQKSPNEADRHIGKRIRLRRIALGMSQEKLADALGLTFQQIQKYEKGINRIGAGRLHEIGLILGVDVTYFFDGLLGRNALLNANDNVLHLVASNPHGAKLIELFASVEDSNIQRSIVKLVEAVLSARETVRS; encoded by the coding sequence ATGCAGAAGTCACCGAATGAAGCCGACCGTCACATCGGCAAACGGATCCGCTTGAGGCGCATCGCCCTGGGCATGAGTCAGGAGAAGCTGGCGGACGCTCTCGGGCTGACGTTCCAGCAGATCCAGAAGTACGAGAAGGGGATCAACCGGATTGGCGCCGGCCGCCTCCATGAAATCGGGCTGATCCTGGGAGTCGATGTAACCTATTTCTTCGACGGCCTGCTGGGGCGCAATGCCTTGCTTAACGCCAACGACAACGTGCTCCATTTGGTCGCGAGCAATCCGCACGGTGCCAAGCTGATCGAGCTGTTCGCCAGTGTCGAGGACAGCAACATCCAACGGAGCATTGTTAAACTGGTGGAGGCGGTGCTGAGCGCGAGGGAGACCGTCAGATCATAA
- a CDS encoding M15 family metallopeptidase, which produces MLRQVHPLFARILILLLFSFCPDARAQVGLSDESERPPDARLNPHLGPGGVYARIPARDDLGRDQLAMFRTWNPDPIGHHEANIRALNPVLARVILKVQADNPRLTFVIGSGKRDAKLQRKAVAWGWSRTQGSPHRTGDAVDLWPLDQDGRVYFDPGVQTRIAEAVAKAAAALGVPVRWGGHFHGFKDMDRSHFELSSR; this is translated from the coding sequence ATGCTTCGACAGGTCCATCCTCTCTTCGCCAGAATTCTCATCCTCCTGCTGTTCAGCTTTTGCCCGGACGCCAGGGCACAGGTCGGCCTGAGTGACGAGTCCGAGCGGCCGCCCGACGCCAGGCTCAACCCGCACCTCGGGCCGGGCGGGGTCTATGCGAGGATCCCCGCGAGAGATGACCTCGGCCGTGATCAGTTGGCGATGTTCCGCACCTGGAACCCAGACCCGATAGGGCACCACGAGGCCAACATTCGCGCCCTCAACCCGGTTCTAGCCAGGGTTATCCTCAAGGTGCAGGCCGATAACCCCAGGTTGACCTTCGTCATCGGCTCGGGCAAGCGCGACGCCAAGCTTCAGCGCAAGGCGGTGGCTTGGGGCTGGTCGAGAACCCAGGGCAGCCCGCACCGCACCGGCGACGCGGTGGACTTGTGGCCGCTCGACCAGGACGGCCGCGTCTACTTTGATCCGGGTGTCCAGACCCGGATTGCGGAAGCCGTCGCAAAGGCCGCCGCAGCGCTGGGCGTGCCCGTCCGCTGGGGCGGTCACTTCCACGGCTTCAAAGACATGGACCGCTCCCATTTCGAGCTCTCTTCGCGATAG
- a CDS encoding multidrug effflux MFS transporter, giving the protein MSPFAGGPSQSGHTRFPSLHEFVLLIALVMSLGSLSIDNLLPAFGPIQSDFGIADPNDLQMLITAYMVPFAVMQTVYGPVSDTIGRRPTLMIGLAVYLMGGFIAATAMSFDMLLIGRAVQGAGLAATRVLTVAIIRDRFAGREMARVLSITMMVFIIVPMLAPASGSLLLLLGTWRMIFATILGFAVLVAVWFSIRMPETLHPEYRRPFSFDQIASAVKVTVSTRVSIGYATGVALMMGCLMAYIGSAQQIFETEVYGLGALFPLVFGCIAAFMGAASFTNARLVQRLGMRRLSHIGLCGFTLVAAVQLGVALLYGGRPPLLLFAAIFALNQFLYSLTVPNFNSIAMAPLAAIAGTASSFIGSYTTLVGALFGFFIGRSFNGTVVPLSAGYLCLGVACLAVVLWTERGQLSLRSEPDEGGDEQAVPIAAE; this is encoded by the coding sequence ATGTCTCCGTTTGCCGGCGGCCCATCCCAGAGCGGCCACACCCGATTCCCGTCCTTGCATGAGTTCGTGCTCCTCATTGCCCTTGTGATGAGCCTCGGGTCTCTGTCCATCGACAACCTGCTTCCTGCCTTCGGGCCGATCCAGTCCGATTTCGGGATCGCCGATCCCAACGATCTCCAGATGCTGATCACGGCTTACATGGTGCCCTTTGCCGTCATGCAGACGGTCTATGGCCCTGTCTCGGATACGATCGGTCGGCGGCCCACGCTGATGATCGGGCTGGCCGTTTACCTCATGGGAGGCTTCATCGCAGCAACAGCCATGAGCTTCGACATGCTGCTGATCGGACGCGCCGTTCAGGGTGCCGGCTTGGCTGCTACTCGCGTGCTGACGGTGGCGATCATCCGGGATCGCTTCGCAGGCCGTGAGATGGCACGCGTTCTCTCGATCACCATGATGGTTTTCATCATCGTGCCGATGCTCGCGCCCGCATCGGGCAGCCTTCTCCTGCTCCTGGGCACGTGGCGCATGATCTTCGCGACCATCCTGGGCTTTGCCGTGTTGGTGGCGGTGTGGTTCTCCATCCGCATGCCGGAAACCCTCCATCCGGAATATCGCAGGCCGTTCTCCTTCGACCAGATCGCATCCGCGGTCAAAGTCACGGTCTCCACGCGGGTCAGCATCGGCTATGCGACGGGCGTCGCCCTCATGATGGGCTGTCTCATGGCGTATATCGGGTCCGCACAGCAGATTTTCGAGACGGAGGTCTATGGGCTTGGAGCGCTCTTCCCTCTGGTCTTCGGGTGTATCGCGGCCTTCATGGGAGCGGCCTCGTTTACGAACGCGAGGCTTGTGCAGCGTCTGGGAATGCGCCGTCTGTCGCATATCGGCCTTTGCGGCTTCACGCTTGTTGCAGCTGTACAGCTGGGCGTGGCGCTTCTCTACGGCGGCCGGCCGCCCCTGCTTCTGTTCGCAGCGATATTCGCTCTCAACCAGTTCCTTTACAGCCTCACGGTGCCGAACTTCAATTCGATTGCGATGGCACCCCTGGCTGCCATTGCGGGCACAGCTTCGTCCTTCATCGGGTCCTACACCACGCTGGTCGGAGCTCTGTTCGGATTTTTCATCGGACGTTCCTTCAACGGCACGGTCGTGCCTCTCAGCGCGGGCTATCTCTGCCTCGGTGTGGCATGCCTGGCGGTGGTCCTCTGGACCGAGAGAGGGCAGCTGTCCCTCCGGAGCGAGCCCGATGAAGGAGGAGACGAGCAGGCCGTTCCGATTGCCGCGGAGTGA
- a CDS encoding sensor histidine kinase: MLARSWLPSLRSRLVLLTLVLVIPALAAAGIAVYAGYRHDRHEVEKHLQETARALSLVVDRQFGQAEALLWALSTSPQLLEKDYAAFDARARAAIRLPGTWVVVADDEKQLANTLLPPGSPLPIIPDNTYRKGLVPGTIRISNLFLGTAAKQPAVAVDTLVTTREGSELFVSVIMLAERVSRILADQGLPPSWIGTIMDRNGTVVARSRDAARFAGKPAPPDGVARVQTGVSQGVWESVSLDGVPTVVALSRSPGSGWSTIVAVPQTEITAPAWRFALYLSAAGGLLLAGGVAMAWRVGRSIATPVEGLATIAHRMGRGAPVTAHGSGLAEADRVAQALASASAELRTREAALRASEARLRATHENAAVGITEVDRDGHFISVNEARCQLTGHSRDELIGEHFGHVTDPEIREHDLELFARQVAGELNTYTTESKFRRKDGSCGWARVTSTAVRDGDGTFLYAVRVVEDITERRQADRRQKLLIDELNHRVKNTLATVQSLAWQAARPGVPPKVAQERFQERLLALSRTHNLLNETHWEGASLRAILETELGPYLTPLSLVRIRGPQVDLSARVAVVLGMAFHELATNAAKHGALSSERGRVQVDWKVDTSGGGTVLTVDWCELDGPVPEVQPVRGFGSRLLQQTVTRELAGQLDLRFERGGVCCTMTIPMEAGADRAA, encoded by the coding sequence ATGCTTGCACGCTCGTGGCTCCCGTCTTTGCGCTCGCGCCTGGTCCTTCTCACACTTGTCCTGGTAATCCCAGCCCTCGCGGCGGCCGGGATCGCCGTCTATGCGGGATACCGCCATGATCGGCATGAGGTCGAGAAGCACCTCCAGGAAACCGCCCGCGCGCTCTCGCTGGTTGTCGACCGCCAGTTCGGGCAAGCGGAGGCGCTGCTTTGGGCCCTGTCGACGTCCCCACAGCTCCTTGAGAAGGACTACGCCGCCTTTGACGCGCGAGCGCGCGCTGCGATCCGTCTCCCAGGCACCTGGGTTGTCGTCGCGGATGATGAGAAGCAACTCGCCAATACCCTGCTCCCACCCGGCAGCCCCCTGCCGATCATCCCGGACAATACCTATCGAAAAGGGCTTGTCCCGGGCACGATCCGGATCAGCAACCTGTTTCTGGGGACCGCGGCAAAGCAGCCGGCCGTCGCCGTCGATACCCTTGTGACCACCCGAGAGGGTTCCGAGCTCTTCGTCTCAGTCATCATGCTCGCCGAGAGGGTCAGCCGCATCCTGGCCGATCAGGGGCTGCCGCCATCCTGGATCGGCACGATCATGGATCGCAACGGCACGGTCGTGGCGCGCAGCCGGGACGCGGCGCGTTTCGCCGGGAAGCCTGCTCCCCCGGACGGGGTCGCACGTGTTCAGACCGGGGTGAGCCAGGGCGTGTGGGAAAGTGTCTCCCTCGATGGCGTGCCGACGGTGGTTGCCCTCTCCCGCTCGCCGGGATCGGGCTGGTCGACCATCGTGGCCGTGCCGCAGACGGAGATCACGGCCCCCGCCTGGCGGTTCGCCCTTTATCTCAGCGCTGCCGGAGGGCTGCTTCTTGCCGGCGGTGTCGCCATGGCGTGGCGGGTCGGGCGCAGCATTGCGACTCCCGTGGAGGGATTGGCAACCATCGCCCACAGGATGGGACGCGGCGCGCCCGTAACAGCCCATGGGAGCGGACTAGCGGAGGCCGACCGGGTGGCACAGGCGCTTGCCTCGGCCTCAGCGGAGCTTCGCACGCGAGAGGCTGCCCTGCGGGCCAGCGAGGCTCGCCTTCGTGCCACGCACGAGAACGCTGCGGTCGGCATCACCGAGGTGGACAGGGACGGGCACTTCATTTCGGTCAATGAAGCTCGCTGTCAATTGACCGGCCACAGCCGCGACGAGCTGATCGGAGAGCATTTCGGTCATGTGACCGACCCAGAGATCCGCGAACATGATTTGGAGCTGTTCGCGCGCCAAGTCGCCGGCGAGCTGAACACCTACACCACGGAAAGCAAGTTCCGGCGCAAGGACGGCAGCTGCGGATGGGCCCGCGTGACCAGCACGGCGGTGCGGGATGGCGACGGCACGTTCCTGTACGCCGTGCGTGTGGTGGAGGACATTACCGAGCGCCGGCAGGCGGATCGGCGCCAGAAGCTGCTCATCGACGAGTTGAACCACCGGGTGAAGAACACCCTGGCCACCGTGCAGTCCCTGGCCTGGCAGGCCGCTCGTCCCGGCGTGCCACCAAAGGTGGCGCAGGAGCGCTTCCAGGAACGGCTGCTGGCCCTCTCGCGCACCCACAACCTGCTCAACGAGACGCACTGGGAGGGGGCTTCCCTCAGGGCCATCCTTGAGACGGAGCTCGGGCCTTATCTCACACCCTTGTCCCTCGTCCGAATCCGTGGGCCGCAGGTCGATCTTTCGGCACGGGTCGCGGTGGTGCTGGGGATGGCCTTCCACGAGCTCGCTACCAACGCGGCCAAGCATGGAGCCCTTTCATCCGAGCGAGGACGGGTTCAGGTCGACTGGAAAGTCGACACATCAGGGGGCGGGACCGTTCTGACCGTCGACTGGTGCGAGTTGGATGGCCCCGTCCCTGAGGTGCAGCCGGTTCGAGGGTTCGGCTCACGGCTGCTGCAGCAGACGGTCACCCGAGAGCTGGCCGGGCAGCTCGACCTCCGGTTCGAGCGGGGAGGGGTCTGCTGCACGATGACAATTCCCATGGAGGCAGGCGCCGACCGGGCGGCCTGA
- a CDS encoding spore photoproduct lyase family protein, whose translation MDVVPADSHSNRSGSPDVKPLLDRHRPKLWKPKRVLVTPAALEWEHGHAMLTRAEALDCEIVRLKANRLAGLAGDDPRRAYVDAKNTLAIVVAPPTKLRLQPIPPSADWRLDLAEGCPAHCQYCYLAGSLAGPPVTRVYANLPEILSAAERHIDRGAVTSRSAGRRHEGTTFEASCYTDPLGIEHLTGSLGEAIGFFAQLDAAVQLRFTTKFDAVGPLLKLDHNKNTRMRVSVNAPSLVRLEGGAAGLLARLQAARRMAEAGYRIGLTIAPIMPVQGWQEEYRSLLNLASETLGSVPGADLTIELITHRFTAGSKEVLTSWYPGSSLEMDEDTRAQKRTKFGSLKYVYQPEVMEQMRGFFMAELPIRLPEAQVLYWT comes from the coding sequence ATGGATGTTGTCCCGGCGGATTCTCATTCGAACAGATCAGGCAGCCCAGACGTCAAGCCGTTGCTCGACAGGCACCGGCCGAAGCTCTGGAAGCCCAAGCGCGTGCTCGTCACACCTGCTGCGCTCGAATGGGAGCACGGGCATGCCATGCTCACGCGGGCAGAAGCTCTGGACTGCGAAATCGTGCGCCTGAAGGCCAACCGTCTCGCGGGCCTTGCAGGCGACGATCCTCGGCGCGCCTATGTGGACGCCAAGAACACGCTCGCGATTGTCGTCGCACCGCCGACCAAATTGCGTCTGCAGCCCATTCCGCCGAGCGCGGATTGGCGGCTTGATCTGGCGGAAGGCTGCCCGGCCCATTGCCAGTACTGCTATCTTGCCGGCAGTCTCGCCGGTCCACCTGTCACGCGAGTCTACGCCAATCTCCCAGAGATTCTGAGCGCCGCAGAGCGCCATATCGATCGCGGGGCCGTCACCTCCAGGTCTGCCGGACGGCGGCATGAGGGGACCACGTTCGAGGCTTCCTGCTACACCGACCCGCTCGGCATCGAGCACCTGACGGGCTCTCTCGGCGAAGCCATTGGATTCTTCGCGCAGCTCGACGCCGCCGTTCAACTGCGTTTCACCACCAAGTTCGATGCGGTGGGACCGCTTCTCAAGCTCGACCACAACAAGAACACACGGATGCGCGTGTCGGTCAACGCTCCGTCGCTTGTACGCCTTGAAGGCGGCGCGGCAGGCCTCCTGGCGCGCCTGCAGGCTGCGCGCCGGATGGCGGAGGCGGGTTATCGCATCGGGCTGACGATCGCGCCCATCATGCCGGTGCAGGGCTGGCAGGAGGAGTATCGATCCCTCCTTAACCTCGCGTCCGAGACCCTCGGCAGCGTGCCTGGGGCGGACCTCACCATCGAGTTGATCACGCATCGCTTCACGGCTGGATCGAAAGAGGTTCTGACGAGCTGGTATCCGGGTTCAAGTCTCGAGATGGACGAAGACACACGGGCGCAAAAGCGCACGAAGTTCGGCTCTCTCAAGTATGTCTATCAGCCTGAGGTCATGGAGCAGATGCGCGGCTTCTTCATGGCCGAGCTGCCGATCCGGCTCCCTGAGGCGCAGGTGCTCTACTGGACCTGA
- a CDS encoding response regulator: MTLVDVLEDAGFKVIEAVHADEALQVLKAVSDIQGMVTDVEMPRGSINGFELARQVRASRHEIGVLIVSGRAAPKSGELPEGALFIGKPVHPETLVRLLKGTLVSKDT; encoded by the coding sequence ATGACGCTCGTCGACGTTCTGGAAGATGCAGGCTTCAAGGTGATCGAGGCCGTCCATGCAGATGAAGCGCTACAGGTTCTGAAGGCCGTCTCAGACATCCAGGGGATGGTGACGGATGTGGAAATGCCACGTGGCAGCATCAACGGTTTCGAGCTCGCCCGACAAGTTCGGGCCAGCCGGCACGAGATCGGCGTTCTGATCGTCTCAGGACGGGCTGCCCCCAAGTCTGGTGAACTCCCTGAAGGGGCGTTGTTCATCGGCAAGCCCGTTCATCCCGAAACGCTGGTCCGTCTGCTCAAAGGGACGCTCGTCTCGAAAGACACGTGA
- a CDS encoding PAS domain S-box protein, which translates to MRAHDWTTSPLGPPEAWPQSLRTLVRLMLNAKQAMFIAWGPELAFLYNDDYAPIFGAKHPEALGQPFAEVWSDIWGQIKPLVDQTLAGQASWHEDLLIPMERYGYREEAWFSFSYSPVHDESGAVAGMFCAAIETTGKILNQRALRESEERATGVLNGMDEAFILLDREFRILQINTAGLRLDTRPETEIIGRRHWEVWPGTEDTPLGQFYKQAMADRVPMRTENRYVWPDGREAWTEIRAYPSPDGLAVFYRDITERKIAEDRLHEAEDHYRHTVELNPQVTWTAAPNGQLDRVAHRWQDWTGTSGLGETWTQAMHPEDLEPSLKAWTHSTSTGETYDIEHRARMRSGEYRWMHSRAFPRRGPSGEIVKWYGTTEDIHERRAAREALQEETRSLEILNTALAVVASELDLDGLVQRVTDAGVELTAAQFGAFFYNVENAAGESYMLYTISGVPREAFAKFPMPRNTKVFSPTFSGERIVRSDDITQDPGYGHTDPHRGMPPGHLPVRSYLAVPVVSRSGEVIGGLFFGHEQTGVFDQRSERLVSGLAAEAAVAIDNARLFQKAQREIEERRRAEEALRRLNETLEAQVEERTRERDQIWQLSTDLMDVCRSDGTLLAVNPAWTTMLGWTEEELLASNFLGLIHPDDVESTLAELAHLEQGAQTFRFENRFRTKDGSYRLVSWTAVPKEGLFYAIGRDITAEREATEALRQTEEALRQSQKMEAVGQLTGGIAHDFNNLLTGIVGSLDMLRTRVSQGRLDTVDRYITAATTSANRAAALTHRLLAFARRQPLDPRPVQANALVASLEDLFRRTVGETVTLEVVLAGGLWPTICDPNQLESALLNLVINARDAMPDGGRLTVETCNAHLDDTYIAAQRDVKPGQYVCICVTDTGTGMPPDVIERAFDPFFTTKPLGQGTGLGLSMVYGFARQSEGHARIYSEIGQGTTIKLYLPRYRGETQAEIEASTLAEAPRAQSGETVLVVEDEPVVRGLILEVLEDLGYRTLEAVDGPEGLKILQSKRHIDLLVTDVGLPGLNGRQLADAARGMRPNLKTLFITGYAENATLAAGFLEPGMQMITKPFAVDALAQKIRSIIKDE; encoded by the coding sequence ATGCGGGCGCACGACTGGACGACCTCTCCCCTGGGGCCGCCGGAAGCTTGGCCGCAATCCCTGCGCACCCTGGTGCGCCTGATGCTCAATGCCAAGCAGGCGATGTTCATCGCCTGGGGCCCTGAACTCGCCTTCCTGTACAACGACGACTACGCCCCGATCTTCGGCGCCAAGCATCCTGAGGCTCTGGGGCAACCCTTTGCAGAGGTCTGGTCGGACATCTGGGGGCAGATCAAGCCGCTTGTCGACCAGACGCTCGCGGGACAGGCGAGCTGGCATGAGGATCTTCTCATCCCCATGGAGCGGTACGGCTACCGGGAAGAGGCTTGGTTCAGTTTCTCCTATTCTCCCGTTCATGATGAGAGCGGGGCCGTGGCCGGCATGTTCTGTGCGGCCATCGAGACGACAGGGAAGATCCTCAACCAGCGAGCCCTTCGTGAGAGCGAGGAGCGCGCGACAGGCGTGCTCAATGGAATGGACGAAGCCTTCATCCTGCTCGACCGCGAGTTCCGCATCCTCCAGATCAACACGGCGGGACTGCGGCTGGACACCCGGCCGGAGACTGAGATCATCGGGCGCCGTCACTGGGAGGTCTGGCCAGGAACAGAGGATACGCCGCTCGGCCAGTTCTACAAGCAGGCGATGGCCGATCGGGTGCCGATGCGAACGGAGAACCGCTACGTCTGGCCCGACGGCCGGGAAGCCTGGACCGAGATCCGGGCCTATCCAAGCCCAGACGGCTTGGCTGTGTTCTACCGGGATATCACCGAGCGCAAGATCGCCGAAGATCGCCTCCACGAAGCGGAGGACCACTACCGCCACACAGTCGAGCTTAATCCGCAGGTCACCTGGACGGCAGCGCCGAATGGGCAACTCGACCGTGTGGCTCACCGTTGGCAGGACTGGACCGGCACTTCCGGGCTGGGGGAGACCTGGACGCAGGCCATGCACCCTGAGGATCTGGAACCGTCCCTGAAGGCATGGACCCATTCAACATCCACCGGGGAGACCTACGACATCGAGCACCGGGCTCGCATGCGCTCGGGCGAATACCGCTGGATGCACTCACGCGCCTTCCCGCGACGGGGCCCGTCCGGAGAAATCGTCAAGTGGTACGGCACCACGGAGGATATTCATGAGCGCAGGGCCGCCCGGGAGGCTCTCCAGGAAGAGACGCGCTCCCTGGAGATTCTGAACACCGCCCTCGCGGTCGTTGCGTCCGAGCTTGATCTCGACGGGCTGGTACAGCGGGTGACCGATGCGGGCGTCGAGCTGACAGCGGCGCAATTCGGCGCCTTCTTCTACAACGTCGAGAACGCGGCAGGCGAGAGCTACATGCTCTATACGATCTCCGGTGTTCCGCGCGAGGCGTTCGCCAAGTTTCCGATGCCGCGCAACACGAAGGTGTTCTCTCCGACGTTCAGCGGGGAACGCATCGTACGCTCGGACGACATCACCCAGGATCCGGGCTATGGTCACACAGACCCGCATCGCGGCATGCCGCCCGGCCATCTGCCCGTCCGCAGCTATCTGGCTGTACCCGTGGTCTCCCGATCGGGAGAGGTGATCGGCGGGCTGTTCTTCGGACACGAACAGACCGGTGTTTTCGATCAGCGTTCCGAGCGCTTGGTGTCCGGGCTTGCCGCAGAAGCTGCAGTGGCTATCGACAACGCTCGCCTGTTCCAGAAAGCTCAACGCGAGATCGAGGAGCGGCGGCGTGCCGAAGAGGCCTTGCGCCGCCTGAATGAGACCCTGGAGGCCCAGGTCGAGGAACGGACCCGTGAACGCGATCAGATCTGGCAGCTCAGCACCGACCTGATGGACGTATGCCGTTCGGATGGAACCCTGCTTGCCGTCAATCCGGCCTGGACCACAATGCTCGGCTGGACCGAGGAGGAGTTGCTGGCGAGCAACTTTCTCGGCCTCATTCATCCCGATGATGTCGAGAGCACACTCGCGGAACTTGCACATCTGGAACAGGGGGCACAGACCTTCCGGTTCGAAAATCGCTTTAGGACGAAAGACGGCAGCTATCGCCTGGTCTCCTGGACCGCAGTGCCCAAGGAGGGACTGTTCTATGCGATCGGTCGCGACATCACGGCCGAGCGGGAAGCCACGGAGGCATTGCGGCAAACCGAAGAGGCGTTGCGGCAGTCGCAGAAGATGGAAGCGGTGGGCCAGCTCACGGGCGGCATCGCTCATGACTTCAATAATCTTCTGACAGGGATCGTCGGCTCCCTCGACATGCTGCGCACGCGTGTCTCACAGGGCAGGCTGGACACGGTCGATCGGTATATTACGGCTGCCACCACATCGGCTAACCGCGCGGCTGCGCTCACCCACCGCCTGCTGGCCTTCGCACGTCGCCAGCCGCTTGATCCCAGGCCGGTGCAGGCGAATGCGTTGGTCGCCTCCCTCGAGGACCTGTTCCGACGCACGGTCGGCGAAACGGTGACCCTCGAGGTGGTGCTCGCCGGTGGGCTTTGGCCCACGATATGCGACCCGAACCAGCTTGAGAGCGCACTTCTCAATCTCGTCATCAACGCCCGCGACGCCATGCCGGACGGGGGGCGCCTGACAGTCGAAACCTGCAACGCGCATCTCGACGACACCTACATCGCCGCGCAGCGGGACGTGAAGCCGGGCCAGTATGTCTGCATCTGCGTGACTGACACCGGCACAGGCATGCCGCCCGACGTTATCGAGCGCGCGTTCGACCCGTTCTTCACCACAAAGCCGTTGGGTCAGGGCACCGGACTTGGATTGTCGATGGTGTATGGGTTTGCACGCCAGTCCGAGGGCCACGCCCGGATCTACAGCGAAATTGGCCAGGGCACCACGATCAAGCTTTACCTCCCGCGCTACAGAGGCGAGACGCAAGCCGAGATCGAAGCTTCGACCCTTGCTGAGGCGCCGCGGGCGCAGTCCGGCGAGACCGTGCTGGTGGTGGAAGACGAGCCGGTGGTGCGTGGCCTCATTCTCGAGGTGCTGGAGGATCTCGGCTACCGCACACTTGAAGCGGTGGACGGACCAGAGGGCCTCAAGATCCTTCAATCCAAGCGGCACATCGACCTTCTCGTCACGGATGTCGGCCTCCCTGGGCTGAACGGCCGCCAGCTGGCGGATGCAGCCCGGGGAATGCGCCCGAATCTCAAGACGCTCTTCATCACCGGCTATGCTGAGAATGCCACTCTGGCTGCGGGGTTCCTCGAGCCCGGGATGCAGATGATCACCAAACCGTTCGCGGTGGACGCTCTCGCGCAGAAAATCCGGTCGATCATCAAGGATGAATGA
- a CDS encoding DUF6766 family protein — MRRFLRDNGLTVTLLVLFVLSLIGQALTGWRAHGEELRLHNMPAIGFGSYLSSGHFISAVFENWESEFLQMAAYVLLTIFLFQKGASESKKPDEVNPEDESPSAHRGDPDAPWPVHRGGLLLKLYSHSLSIALVTLFLASFWLHLAGSTRRINEEAILHNQPTQTVVETLGDPQFWYESFQNWQSEFLSIGVLLLLGIYLRERGSPESKPVSAPHAMTGH; from the coding sequence ATGCGGCGGTTCCTGCGTGACAATGGGCTGACGGTTACATTGTTGGTGCTGTTCGTCCTGTCCCTCATCGGTCAGGCGCTCACCGGATGGAGAGCCCATGGGGAGGAACTGCGCCTCCACAACATGCCCGCCATCGGGTTCGGCTCTTATTTGTCCAGCGGCCATTTCATCTCAGCCGTATTCGAGAACTGGGAAAGTGAGTTCCTCCAGATGGCGGCTTACGTGCTGCTCACCATCTTCCTTTTCCAGAAGGGCGCCTCGGAGTCCAAGAAGCCGGACGAGGTCAATCCCGAGGACGAGTCGCCATCGGCGCATCGCGGGGATCCTGACGCGCCGTGGCCGGTCCACCGGGGTGGGCTGCTGCTGAAGCTCTACTCGCACTCGCTCAGCATCGCGCTGGTCACGCTCTTCCTTGCGTCTTTCTGGCTGCATCTTGCGGGGAGCACGCGGCGGATCAACGAGGAGGCGATCCTCCACAATCAGCCGACGCAGACGGTGGTCGAGACATTGGGAGATCCGCAGTTCTGGTACGAGAGCTTCCAGAACTGGCAGAGCGAGTTCCTGTCGATCGGCGTGTTGCTGTTGCTCGGCATCTATCTGCGCGAGCGCGGCTCGCCGGAGTCGAAGCCGGTGTCAGCCCCGCATGCGATGACCGGTCATTGA
- a CDS encoding YsnF/AvaK domain-containing protein — translation MSDPTTPIFRRSDDEQHHTRLEASPEAGTQAMSEEVIPIVEETVSVSKRQVVTGRVQVKTITETVEELAHADVSREIVEVTRVPIDRMVESAPEIRTEGDVTIVPVLEEVLVVEKRLVLKEELHIRRSAKTETVEVPVSLRKQRAVVERFAPDIPTPQEETSR, via the coding sequence ATGAGCGATCCAACCACACCCATCTTTCGGCGCTCGGACGACGAGCAGCACCACACCAGGCTTGAGGCGTCCCCCGAGGCTGGCACCCAGGCTATGTCCGAAGAGGTCATCCCGATCGTTGAGGAGACCGTTTCCGTCAGCAAGCGTCAGGTCGTGACCGGACGTGTGCAGGTCAAAACGATCACCGAAACCGTCGAGGAACTGGCGCATGCGGACGTGAGCCGGGAAATCGTGGAGGTGACGCGTGTCCCCATCGACAGGATGGTCGAGAGCGCCCCCGAGATCAGGACCGAAGGCGATGTGACGATCGTCCCGGTGCTGGAGGAGGTGCTCGTGGTCGAGAAGCGGCTGGTGCTCAAGGAGGAGCTGCACATCCGCCGCAGCGCCAAAACTGAAACTGTCGAGGTGCCGGTCAGCTTACGCAAGCAGCGCGCCGTCGTGGAGCGGTTTGCTCCCGATATACCCACCCCCCAGGAGGAGACATCCCGATGA